A stretch of DNA from Granulicella pectinivorans:
GCGGAGGCGAGCGGCGCAGGGTGGAGATTGCGCGGTGCCTGGCGATTCAGCCGGCATTTATTTTGCTGGATGAGCCATTTTCGGGGATCGATCCGATTGCGGTGCTGGATCTGCAGCAGATTATCTTTGCGTTGAAGGCGAGCGGAATTGGGGTCCTGATTACGGACCACAACGTGCGCGAGACGCTTTCGGTGACGGACCGGGCTTACATCATCAATGAGGGGAAGATCTTTCGTTCGGGAACTCCGGGGGAACTGGGCCGGGATCCAGAGGTCAAGCGGGTGTACCTGGGCGAGAAGTTCTCGATGGATTGAGGTGGGCTCCGATAGGCGCTTTGCCTGGGCGATCGTTTGTTTGCTTCCACCGCGAGCCATCCGTTGGTGAGCGGTCAGCGTTGAGCTCCTGGTGTTGCCTTTCTTTTTAGTTCCGATTTGGGACTTTCTTGATGCGCTCAAGGTTCTTTCCCATGGCGTCAGAGATGCCATTCTGCGTGTAGACTTTGGTGCAAGAAGGCGATTTTTGGGTTTGGCCCGTGAATTGCTTTCGGGTGAGGTTGGTCGAGATTGTTGCAACCTAAGCTGAATCTTCGAGTGGCGCAACGGCAGGTGCTGACGCCAGGGCTGGTGCAGATGGTCAGCGTGCTGGCGCTGAACAAGCTTGAGCTCAAGGAGATGTTGAACGCGGAGATGATCGAGAATCCGGTTCTTGAGGAACTGGAGGAGATTTCGCTCTCTCTGGATGAACGGTCGGGAATGGAAGGCGACCGGGAGCGTTCGGCGGAGGATGTGGTGGCGGAGAGTGAGCGGGCTCCGGAGGAGAAAGATCCGTTCGATGAGGTCGACTTCGGGAGCTACTTTCAGGAGTATCTGGACCCTGGTTATAAGACGGCTTCGAACTTCGAGGAGTCGGACAAGCCTTCGTTTGAGCATTTTTTGTCGCAGCCGAGTACGCTGAGCGACCATCTGGAGTGGCAGTTGGGGGCGCTGACGCTGACGCGCGGGGTAAAGGCGGCGGCTGAGCTGGTGGTGGGGAATCTGAATGAGAACGGGTATCTGACGGCTTCGGATGAGGAGATGGCAGAGGCTCTGGATGGCGATCCGGAGCAGGCGCTGCGGGACGTGGTGACGGCGCGGGGGATTGTGAATTACCTGGACCCGGTGGGGGTGGGGGCTCGGGATCTGCGAGAGTGCCTGCTGATCCAGGTGTCAGCGCAGAGGCGCGAGGCGGAGATGGTGCTGCGGCGACATGTCCAACTTTACGAGAATGAGACGGCCGCGAAGATGGAGCACTCGGATCCTTCGCTTGAGCTTGAGGAGTATGGGGAGGTTTTGGCTCCGCAGAGAAGGGCGGTGGAGGATCGGACGGATGTGTTTGCCACGGCGGAAGCCATTGTCCGGAACTTTCTGGTGCTGCTGCAGAAGAAGGACATGCGGGAGCTGACGAAAAGCTGCGGGCGTACGGCGGAGGAGGTGCAGGCGGCGGTGGACTTTATCCGTACGCTGGACCCGAGGCCTGGGCAGAGGTACAACCAGGCGGAGACGCGGCTCATTGAGCCGGATGTGGCGTTTGTGAAGCGGGACGGGGTGTATGTCGTGCTGATGAACGAGGAGGACCTGCCGACGCTCAGGCTGAACCATGGCTATCGCAAGATGCTGAAGGAGAAGCAGACGGAGAAAGAGGTCAAGGAGTACGTCAAGGAACGGTATAAGTCTGCGATCCAACTGCTTCGGAACATTGAGCAGAGGAAGAACACGATTGTGCGGACGTGCGAGGCGATTGTGGAGAGGCAGGCGGAGTTTCTGGAGCTCGGCGAGCAGGGACTGAAGCCGATGATGATCAAAGAGGTGGCGGAGGAGATCGGGGTCCATCCTTCAACGGTGAGCCGGGCGGTGGCAAATAAGTATGTTCACACGACGCAAGGGGTGTATGAACTGCGGTTTTTCTTCTCTGAGGGGGTGGGCGGACCGGAGGGCGGGGATCTGCCGCTGGTGCTTTTGAAGAAAAAGGTGAAGGCGATGATCGAGGCGGAGGACCCGCGTAAGCCGCTGACGGATGACCAGCTTGCGGCGGATCTGGTGAAGGAAGGGATTAAGGTCACGCGGCGGACGGTGGCAAAGTATCGGGAGGACATGGCGATTCCGTCGACGCACCAAAGGCGGGTGCGGTGAGGCAGGGAACAGGGATCAGGGAAGAGGGATGAGGTCCCGTTTTGTTAATTTTGTGAATGGACCGTGAGTTTTTGCACCGGTTGGGGGTGGACACGGGGGGCAGGTCAGGCGTCTTATGTTGGTGTGAGGTGAATGAATGAACGGAATGAACATCGAGTACACCGGACGTCATACAACGATCACTAACAAACAGAAGGCCCAGGCAGAGGCTGGGCTGGAGCAGATAGGAAACATGATGGATCGTGCGTTCTGTAGCGCGCACGTGATTCTGAGCGAAGACAAGTACAGGAAGATCGCTGAAATTGCGGTGCTCTGTTCCGGGCAGACGCTGGTGGCTACGTGTCAATCGACCGATATGGAAACGGCGATTCATGGGGCGCTAACGAAGCTGGAGCAGCAGTGGGTGAGGCATAACCAGAAGCTGACTGCTCGGATGAGGCATCCTGCGGAGTCGATCAAGACGGCGCTGGTGGAACCGCTGGATCTTTCAGCGTAGCGCGCAGAGGTAGAAGAGCAGCGGCGGGTATTCCGGGCTTCGGAGATGGACTTCGAAGAGTGAGCCGGAAGCCCGCCGCTTCGTTTTGGGCTTTATGCCGTCGGCGAGTGCTAGGATTCCTGCATGGCCACGAAGCGTGCGGCGAAGAAGAAGGCAGGAACCAAGTCTCCTGATAACGCTGGAGAGTTGGTGATCCTGACGGGAATGTCAGGAGCGGGCAAGGCGTCGGCGCTGAAGGCGTTCGAAGACCTTGGGTACTATGCGGTCGACAATCTGCCGCTGGAGCTGATTCCGCAGTTCGCGGAGCTGGTGCGAAGCTCGAGTGAGATTGAACGGGCAGCGCTGGTGATCGATGTGCGCGAGGGGATTCGGCTGGACCGGTTTCCGGCGATTCTGAAAAAAGTACAGAAGGTGTTGGCGACGAAGGTGCTGTTTTTGGAGGCACACGACGAGGCGCTGGTGCGCCGGTACTCGGAGACGCGGCGACCGCATCCGATGGGGCGTGGCGAAATGGTGCTTAAGTCGATTGGGGCCGAGCGGAAGAGGCTGGACCCGATCCGGAATGTCGCGGACATCGTGTTGGATACGACGAAGTTCAATGTGCATGAGTTGCGGGCGCATATCAATGCGCAGTTCGACCACGCGGCGCATGAGCAGCATCTGACGATCGCGGCGATGAGCTTCGGGTTCAAGGCGGGTGTGCCCACGGACGCGGATCTGGTGTTCGATGTGAGATTTTTGCCGAATCCGCACTTTATTCCGGAGTTTCGGCCGCTGACAGGGAAGGACCCAAAGGTGGCGAAGTATGTTCGGGGGTTTCCGCAGACGGAGGAGTTTCTGAAGAAGACGACGGATCTGCTGCTGTTTCTTTTGCCGCATTACATCAAGGAAGGGAAGAGCTATCTGACGGTGGCGTTTGGATGCACTGGCGGGCAGCACCGTTCGGTGATGATCGCGGAGGAGATGCGGAAGAGGCTCAGCCAGGCGGGGTACCGAGTTACGGCGGCGCACCGGGATATGCCCGTTTAGGGCTGTGGCTTACTAAAGACAAAGATGACTGGATCAAAGACGGATAACTACAGACAACAGCAAGGACAACGGCGCATACTCCAAATTTTGAACTTTGGAGATGTTGCACGGTTCTGTCGAGTAAGGTTCCGCAATGACCGTAAACTGGGCATCGCGTCCGCAGAACCGGTCGTTTTGTCCTCGTTATCCTAGCCCGCCTCGCTTTTGGGCCCAGTAGAATGATGGTTATGAGTATGCAGGGAGGTGCGTTGTCATGGGGGTGAAGCGCATCCTG
This window harbors:
- the hpf gene encoding ribosome hibernation-promoting factor, HPF/YfiA family encodes the protein MNGMNIEYTGRHTTITNKQKAQAEAGLEQIGNMMDRAFCSAHVILSEDKYRKIAEIAVLCSGQTLVATCQSTDMETAIHGALTKLEQQWVRHNQKLTARMRHPAESIKTALVEPLDLSA
- a CDS encoding RNA polymerase factor sigma-54, which encodes MAQRQVLTPGLVQMVSVLALNKLELKEMLNAEMIENPVLEELEEISLSLDERSGMEGDRERSAEDVVAESERAPEEKDPFDEVDFGSYFQEYLDPGYKTASNFEESDKPSFEHFLSQPSTLSDHLEWQLGALTLTRGVKAAAELVVGNLNENGYLTASDEEMAEALDGDPEQALRDVVTARGIVNYLDPVGVGARDLRECLLIQVSAQRREAEMVLRRHVQLYENETAAKMEHSDPSLELEEYGEVLAPQRRAVEDRTDVFATAEAIVRNFLVLLQKKDMRELTKSCGRTAEEVQAAVDFIRTLDPRPGQRYNQAETRLIEPDVAFVKRDGVYVVLMNEEDLPTLRLNHGYRKMLKEKQTEKEVKEYVKERYKSAIQLLRNIEQRKNTIVRTCEAIVERQAEFLELGEQGLKPMMIKEVAEEIGVHPSTVSRAVANKYVHTTQGVYELRFFFSEGVGGPEGGDLPLVLLKKKVKAMIEAEDPRKPLTDDQLAADLVKEGIKVTRRTVAKYREDMAIPSTHQRRVR
- the rapZ gene encoding RNase adapter RapZ, producing MATKRAAKKKAGTKSPDNAGELVILTGMSGAGKASALKAFEDLGYYAVDNLPLELIPQFAELVRSSSEIERAALVIDVREGIRLDRFPAILKKVQKVLATKVLFLEAHDEALVRRYSETRRPHPMGRGEMVLKSIGAERKRLDPIRNVADIVLDTTKFNVHELRAHINAQFDHAAHEQHLTIAAMSFGFKAGVPTDADLVFDVRFLPNPHFIPEFRPLTGKDPKVAKYVRGFPQTEEFLKKTTDLLLFLLPHYIKEGKSYLTVAFGCTGGQHRSVMIAEEMRKRLSQAGYRVTAAHRDMPV